In the genome of Terribacillus sp. FSL K6-0262, one region contains:
- a CDS encoding methyl-accepting chemotaxis protein, giving the protein MAHSAKITDIAGTIKGISEQTNLLGLNAAIEAARVGSAGAGFGVVAAEVRKLSVESKNATISIEDTLNAIKDSIHQMQNDFQDISSSTQEEAKLVNEFMIEIEKLTKTAADLREYAEKNILT; this is encoded by the coding sequence GTGGCTCATTCAGCCAAAATAACCGATATTGCCGGAACGATCAAAGGCATCAGTGAACAGACGAATCTGCTCGGCCTCAATGCCGCTATCGAGGCAGCACGCGTCGGCAGCGCCGGAGCTGGCTTTGGCGTCGTAGCTGCTGAAGTCCGCAAGCTGAGTGTCGAGTCGAAAAATGCAACGATCAGCATCGAGGACACATTGAATGCGATCAAGGACTCCATCCATCAAATGCAAAATGACTTTCAGGATATTTCCAGTTCCACACAGGAAGAAGCCAAGCTGGTGAACGAGTTCATGATCGAAATCGAAAAGCTTACAAAAACAGCTGCCGATCTACGGGAATATGCAGAAAAGAATATACTGACATAA
- the rarD gene encoding EamA family transporter RarD: MQSQSSKSGVVYAAIAYVMWGVLPLFWNLLEGIDAGHLLAHRIVWSFVTMILIVLLLGKIRPFIRQLKDLFLDKRAFWGLFAASIMVSLNWLVFIWAVNSGHVLQSSLGYYINPLISILLAMIVLKEKSTLLQIISFILAAIGVIYLTFSYGVFPWVSFLLAITFAVYGLLKKVVTIPPMFGLTIETMFVTPLAILYLLFVPAADSDPISAGTAVVLFLSGAATAAPLLLFAFGARRLSLTTIGLLQYIAPTLMLILGVTLFGEAFTHAHLIAFTCIWGALLLYTISGIRMKRLTTKQLKHAEAVK; the protein is encoded by the coding sequence ATGCAATCGCAATCATCCAAGTCAGGTGTCGTATATGCCGCCATCGCATATGTGATGTGGGGCGTACTGCCGTTATTTTGGAATTTATTAGAGGGAATCGATGCCGGCCACTTGCTTGCCCATCGAATTGTCTGGTCCTTTGTCACGATGATCCTAATCGTCCTTCTGCTGGGAAAAATCCGTCCCTTCATCAGACAGCTGAAGGATCTGTTTTTGGATAAACGCGCATTCTGGGGGTTGTTCGCAGCTTCCATCATGGTCAGCCTCAATTGGCTCGTATTCATCTGGGCAGTAAATTCCGGTCATGTCCTGCAGTCCAGCCTGGGTTACTACATAAACCCGCTCATCAGCATCCTGCTCGCCATGATCGTCCTGAAGGAAAAAAGCACGCTTTTACAGATCATCAGCTTCATCCTTGCAGCTATCGGCGTCATATATCTCACCTTCAGTTATGGGGTATTTCCTTGGGTGTCGTTCCTGCTGGCAATCACTTTCGCTGTCTATGGCCTGCTTAAAAAGGTAGTGACGATCCCGCCTATGTTCGGACTGACAATCGAGACGATGTTCGTCACCCCGTTGGCTATCCTTTATTTGCTCTTTGTGCCTGCTGCGGACAGTGATCCCATATCAGCTGGTACAGCTGTCGTCCTATTCTTATCCGGAGCTGCCACAGCAGCGCCGCTTCTGCTATTCGCCTTTGGCGCCCGCAGACTTTCTTTGACGACGATCGGCCTGCTCCAGTATATTGCACCAACACTCATGCTGATTTTGGGTGTCACTTTATTCGGTGAAGCATTCACACATGCACATTTGATTGCTTTCACATGCATTTGGGGGGCATTGCTTCTCTACACCATATCCGGCATCCGCATGAAGCGTCTGACGACAAAGCAGCTGAAGCATGCCGAAGCTGTAAAATAA
- a CDS encoding acyl-CoA thioesterase, whose protein sequence is MKSKPCIASLTVKTSHVLPPDTNTHGTLFGGTLMAHIDDVAAIAAYRHARQLVVTASTDSVDFLAPVKEGDTICVEAFVTWTNNTSMEVFVKAVTEDLRTGDRKVSATAFVTMVALDENNQPVEVPEVFPESPEEKWLHDGAPQRAAYRKERLKRSKEMAVAFGTDYPWFRNDGRNFEEE, encoded by the coding sequence GTGAAATCGAAACCATGCATCGCATCTTTGACAGTGAAAACGTCCCATGTACTTCCTCCTGATACGAATACCCACGGTACGCTTTTCGGAGGAACGCTTATGGCTCATATCGATGACGTAGCGGCAATCGCTGCCTATCGTCACGCCAGGCAGCTTGTAGTGACAGCTTCAACCGACAGTGTAGACTTCCTTGCACCAGTGAAAGAGGGAGATACAATCTGTGTCGAAGCTTTTGTCACATGGACGAACAATACCTCCATGGAAGTCTTTGTCAAAGCCGTGACAGAGGACTTACGCACAGGAGACAGAAAAGTATCGGCGACTGCGTTTGTTACGATGGTTGCACTGGATGAGAACAATCAGCCAGTCGAGGTGCCGGAAGTATTCCCGGAAAGTCCCGAAGAGAAATGGCTGCATGATGGTGCACCGCAGCGTGCTGCTTACCGCAAAGAACGTTTGAAGCGTTCCAAGGAGATGGCGGTGGCATTCGGAACTGATTATCCATGGTTCCGTAATGACGGACGCAACTTCGAAGAAGAATGA
- the pdxK gene encoding pyridoxine/pyridoxal/pyridoxamine kinase, translated as MNKALTIAGSDSSGGAGIQADLKTMQEFGVYGMSAVTTIVAMDPYNNWHHNVFPVDVNTVKEQLNTIVVGAGVDAVKTGMLGSPEIIELAAKMIEENNIPNVVIDPVMVCKGADEELQPENTVSLREKLVPLATVITPNLFEAAKLAQMPLIHSVEEMKEAAQKIHALGAKYVLVKGGSKLETDKAIDVLYDGENFEILESENIDTTYTHGAGCTSSAAICALLANGSSVKEAIYEAKAFITEAIRGGFKLNEYVGPVNHGARKSMQQQ; from the coding sequence ATGAACAAAGCATTGACAATTGCAGGCTCAGATTCCTCTGGAGGAGCGGGTATCCAAGCGGATCTGAAGACGATGCAGGAATTTGGCGTATACGGAATGTCTGCTGTGACGACGATCGTCGCAATGGATCCTTACAATAATTGGCATCATAATGTATTTCCGGTTGATGTGAATACGGTGAAGGAACAGCTGAACACGATCGTTGTCGGTGCAGGCGTCGACGCAGTGAAGACAGGAATGCTTGGTTCCCCCGAAATCATTGAATTGGCAGCCAAGATGATCGAAGAAAATAATATTCCGAATGTAGTCATCGACCCGGTGATGGTATGCAAGGGTGCAGATGAAGAACTTCAGCCGGAAAACACAGTCAGCCTTCGGGAGAAGCTGGTCCCGCTCGCAACCGTCATCACACCGAACTTATTTGAAGCAGCCAAATTAGCGCAAATGCCATTGATTCACTCAGTGGAAGAAATGAAAGAAGCGGCACAGAAAATTCATGCCTTGGGTGCAAAATATGTTCTTGTCAAAGGCGGCAGCAAGCTGGAAACGGACAAAGCGATTGATGTGCTTTATGACGGGGAAAACTTCGAGATTCTTGAAAGCGAGAATATCGATACTACTTATACGCATGGTGCCGGATGCACAAGCTCTGCTGCAATCTGCGCATTGCTCGCAAACGGAAGCAGTGTGAAAGAAGCCATATACGAAGCGAAGGCATTCATTACCGAAGCGATTCGCGGAGGCTTTAAGCTAAATGAATATGTAGGCCCTGTCAATCACGGTGCCAGAAAGTCCATGCAGCAGCAATAA
- a CDS encoding ABC-F family ATP-binding cassette domain-containing protein, whose translation MRIFSVENLTKTYGDKQLFQAIGFHIESRERIGLVGVNGTGKSTLLKVLAGIEGADAGDIDHSKTFQLAYLAQEPELTPGRTVLEEVFSGSSPILQTIRAYEEALSDLEREPDDAKVQNRLFNLQAKMDAEDAWDASTQAKTILTKLGVDYYTTSVDALSGGQRKRVALAKALIQPADLLLLDEPTNHLDNETIEWLEGYLPSYQGAIMLVTHDRYFLNRITSHIFELEMGRLYRYEGNYETYLTKKAERKAQTLLDQEKHQNTLRRELAWLRRGAKARTTKQKARIQRVEEMKEAKFQTQDNELNLQVGAARLGKKVLEAKDLTVKFGDETLFSHFDFLFKPGDRIGIIGPNGSGKTSLLNTLAGRISPTAGEVETGETVKLGYYTQLQQDMDQQLRIIDYIKEVAEVIHTADGNVITAEQMLEQFLFPRSHQYTYIHRLSGGERKRLYLLRVLMEEPNVLFLDEPTNDLDTETLGILEDYLDTYPGVVITVSHDRYFLDRVVDQLILFEGEGVISTFYGNYSEYRDKVQEQPKPQQEKKSEPVQEKKAKKKQKLSYKEQQEWNTIEDEIAELEQRIEACTTGITEAGSDSELVQKLFAEQQELEQQLEQKMERWETLSLLIEEIEKQR comes from the coding sequence ATGCGTATTTTCAGCGTGGAAAATCTTACGAAAACATATGGGGATAAACAGCTGTTCCAAGCAATAGGATTTCATATCGAAAGCCGTGAACGAATCGGACTTGTCGGTGTCAACGGGACGGGAAAGTCCACATTGCTGAAGGTGTTGGCCGGTATCGAAGGTGCAGATGCCGGGGACATCGACCATAGCAAGACATTTCAGCTCGCTTACTTGGCGCAGGAGCCGGAATTGACTCCTGGCAGGACGGTACTGGAGGAGGTGTTCAGCGGATCCAGCCCGATCCTGCAGACGATCCGCGCCTACGAAGAAGCGCTTTCGGATTTGGAGCGGGAACCGGATGATGCCAAAGTGCAGAATCGGTTATTCAACCTTCAAGCCAAGATGGATGCCGAAGACGCTTGGGATGCCAGTACCCAGGCGAAGACCATTTTGACGAAACTGGGTGTCGATTATTACACAACCTCTGTCGATGCTTTATCAGGCGGACAGCGAAAACGTGTAGCACTGGCAAAAGCACTCATTCAGCCTGCGGATTTATTGCTCTTGGACGAGCCGACAAACCATCTTGATAACGAGACAATCGAGTGGCTGGAAGGCTATCTGCCTAGTTATCAGGGAGCCATCATGCTGGTGACGCATGATCGTTACTTCCTGAATCGGATCACCAGCCATATCTTTGAACTGGAGATGGGCAGGCTATATCGATATGAAGGAAACTATGAAACATATTTGACGAAGAAGGCGGAGCGGAAAGCACAGACTCTCTTGGATCAGGAAAAGCATCAAAATACACTGCGCCGGGAGCTTGCATGGCTGCGCCGGGGGGCCAAAGCACGTACGACAAAACAAAAAGCACGAATCCAGCGTGTCGAGGAAATGAAAGAGGCTAAGTTCCAGACGCAGGATAATGAGTTGAATCTCCAGGTCGGAGCTGCCCGACTAGGCAAGAAGGTATTGGAAGCGAAAGATCTGACAGTCAAATTCGGTGATGAAACATTATTCAGTCATTTTGATTTCCTATTCAAGCCAGGTGACCGCATCGGCATCATCGGACCCAATGGCAGCGGAAAAACATCTCTTCTGAATACACTCGCAGGCAGGATTTCCCCGACAGCCGGGGAAGTGGAAACAGGGGAGACCGTCAAACTTGGCTATTACACGCAGCTGCAGCAAGACATGGATCAGCAGCTTCGCATCATCGATTACATCAAGGAAGTAGCAGAAGTCATCCATACCGCAGATGGCAATGTCATTACGGCGGAACAAATGCTCGAGCAATTCCTTTTCCCGCGGAGTCATCAATATACGTATATTCATCGTTTATCCGGAGGGGAAAGGAAGCGATTGTATCTGCTCCGTGTGCTGATGGAAGAGCCGAATGTCCTTTTCCTCGATGAACCGACCAACGACCTGGATACAGAAACACTGGGGATCCTTGAGGATTACTTGGATACCTATCCTGGTGTGGTCATAACGGTTTCCCATGATCGTTATTTCCTGGACCGTGTAGTGGATCAGCTGATTCTCTTTGAAGGCGAAGGAGTCATCTCCACATTTTATGGCAACTATAGTGAGTACCGGGATAAAGTGCAGGAACAGCCTAAACCGCAGCAGGAGAAAAAATCGGAACCAGTCCAAGAGAAGAAAGCAAAGAAAAAGCAGAAGCTCTCTTACAAGGAACAGCAGGAATGGAACACGATCGAAGATGAAATTGCGGAGCTGGAACAGCGGATCGAGGCTTGTACGACAGGCATCACCGAAGCAGGCAGTGACAGTGAGCTTGTCCAGAAACTATTTGCCGAGCAGCAGGAGCTGGAACAGCAATTAGAGCAAAAGATGGAACGATGGGAAACATTATCCCTCCTGATAGAAGAAATCGAAAAGCAAAGGTGA
- the cls gene encoding cardiolipin synthase, producing MHIFAYLLGLLTIINILLALAIVFLERRDASVTWAWLLVLVFIPVAGFVIYLLFGRKLSGKIFTWDTKSRLGVKKQVQAQLRAIEEDTFVYEQEAVKEYKDLAYMHLRNDDAILTQGNEVELFTDGQKKFHALLHDLSQAKDHIHLLYYIVRSDKLGERLADVLIKKAQEGVKVRFLYDDMGSRSIKKSYVRKLVKAGVEIEAFFPSFIPKINLKLNHRNHRKLAIIDGKVGYIGGFNIGDEYLGYDKKFGYWRDTHLRITGEAVRAMQTRFILDWNQASRHDIEYEDRYYLSEPTGNIGVQIVSSGPDSEWEQIKHGYIKMILSAKKYVYIQTPYFIPDESLADAVKIAVLSGVDVRIMIPNKPDHPFVYWATYSNAGDLINAGAKVYIYQNGFLHAKTIVVDDKISSVGTANIDVRSFRLNFEVNAFLYDENTAGVLKEKFEEDILLSTELSHTLYQQRSNWIRFKESLSRLISPIL from the coding sequence GTGCATATATTTGCGTATTTATTAGGATTATTAACTATCATAAATATCCTCCTCGCACTGGCAATTGTCTTCCTGGAACGGCGCGATGCCAGTGTCACATGGGCATGGCTTCTCGTACTGGTATTCATACCGGTGGCGGGCTTCGTGATTTATTTGCTTTTTGGCCGCAAACTCTCGGGCAAGATCTTCACCTGGGATACGAAGTCAAGGCTTGGTGTGAAGAAACAAGTGCAGGCCCAATTGCGTGCCATCGAGGAAGATACATTCGTCTATGAGCAAGAAGCAGTCAAGGAATACAAAGACCTTGCCTACATGCATCTGCGCAATGATGATGCCATCCTGACACAGGGGAACGAGGTGGAGCTGTTCACGGACGGCCAAAAGAAATTCCATGCGCTGCTGCATGATCTTTCACAGGCGAAGGACCATATCCATCTCCTGTATTATATCGTGCGCAGTGACAAGCTGGGGGAACGGCTGGCTGACGTGCTTATCAAGAAAGCACAAGAAGGTGTCAAAGTCCGGTTTCTGTATGATGATATGGGTTCGCGCAGCATCAAAAAGAGCTATGTGCGCAAACTCGTGAAAGCTGGAGTGGAGATTGAAGCTTTCTTCCCGTCTTTCATACCAAAAATCAACCTGAAGCTCAATCACCGGAATCACCGGAAGCTGGCGATCATCGATGGAAAAGTCGGCTACATTGGCGGCTTTAACATCGGAGATGAATATCTGGGCTATGATAAGAAATTCGGTTATTGGCGTGATACGCATCTGCGGATAACAGGAGAGGCAGTAAGAGCAATGCAGACGCGTTTCATTTTGGACTGGAACCAGGCCTCGCGCCATGATATCGAGTATGAGGATCGTTATTATTTGTCGGAACCGACGGGTAATATCGGGGTACAGATCGTCTCAAGCGGTCCGGATTCCGAGTGGGAGCAGATCAAACATGGCTACATCAAGATGATTCTCTCAGCCAAGAAATACGTCTATATCCAGACACCATATTTCATCCCTGATGAAAGTCTGGCGGATGCAGTGAAGATTGCAGTGCTGTCAGGGGTGGATGTACGGATCATGATCCCGAACAAGCCCGATCACCCATTCGTCTATTGGGCGACTTATTCCAATGCAGGTGACTTGATCAATGCCGGGGCAAAGGTTTATATCTACCAAAATGGATTCCTCCATGCCAAGACGATCGTTGTCGATGATAAGATATCTTCCGTCGGGACAGCGAATATCGATGTCCGCAGTTTCAGGCTGAATTTTGAAGTGAATGCATTTTTATATGACGAAAATACGGCGGGGGTATTGAAAGAAAAATTTGAAGAGGATATCCTATTATCAACGGAACTTTCACATACACTATATCAACAGAGATCAAATTGGATCCGTTTCAAGGAATCCCTCTCACGTTTGATCTCCCCGATCTTGTAG
- a CDS encoding N-6 DNA methylase translates to MEESRLEESYLNKSSALHRRHYGQYFTPDAAADMMKQWVLHNLDGGRLLDPAVGLGKLIKDIPDEYTIDAYDDDKEILEANRDFFTSQSSIRLYEQDFLSADWEKVYDGIICNPPYITFRNHDEKEIYLNLFRQKMGILLSTYTNLYGLFMLKSLHQLNEHGRAAFIVPSDFLNARYGTKIKEYFLQDGSLKIIINTDIQMGWFKGAATTSSLLLFDKSSSSDAIEFIRTQSVQELQQAKAYILSDRKKPHGIIRRRQDLNPADKWKLHFYQESQKRYTNVRPLKHFASAKHGIKTGSNQYFCFNSSKMRQWQIGKQHFLPCISKAAQLKQPFFSYIDYKQLVQQDEQTLLLCVDDEQELEHGLKQYLEDGKSHRVDQRHIIRSRKPWYRFSVLEAAPILVSVFNRKQIQIVRNKTNVRHLDQLMGIYFHDEYKQEADLFMAYFLSDIAQELMANPHKEYGKDLKKLEPKDMDASLVLDVQALTEEQKHEIHSIYQRIEYLTVHDGDGRELKHHYDLLNDFFSHLIQPLEKEKL, encoded by the coding sequence TTGGAAGAATCTCGATTGGAAGAATCATATTTAAATAAAAGCTCTGCGCTCCATCGCCGCCATTATGGTCAATATTTCACTCCCGATGCGGCCGCAGATATGATGAAACAGTGGGTGCTGCACAATCTGGATGGCGGCCGTCTGCTTGACCCCGCCGTCGGTCTGGGGAAGCTGATCAAAGATATACCCGATGAATATACAATCGATGCATATGATGATGATAAAGAGATTTTGGAGGCTAACCGAGACTTTTTCACATCCCAGTCCTCCATCCGCCTATATGAACAGGATTTCCTTTCAGCTGACTGGGAAAAGGTTTATGATGGCATCATTTGCAACCCGCCTTATATAACTTTCCGAAACCATGATGAAAAAGAGATTTACTTGAATCTATTCCGGCAGAAGATGGGCATCTTGCTTTCTACATATACAAACTTGTACGGTCTATTCATGCTTAAATCCCTGCATCAGCTGAACGAACACGGACGTGCTGCCTTCATCGTGCCTTCCGACTTCCTGAATGCTAGATATGGCACGAAGATAAAAGAGTATTTCCTCCAGGACGGCAGCCTGAAAATAATCATCAACACCGATATCCAAATGGGCTGGTTCAAAGGCGCGGCGACGACAAGCTCCTTGCTGCTTTTCGATAAATCGAGCAGCAGCGATGCAATTGAGTTCATCCGCACCCAGTCCGTTCAGGAACTGCAGCAAGCAAAGGCATACATCCTATCGGACCGGAAAAAGCCTCACGGTATCATCCGCCGGCGACAGGATTTGAATCCAGCTGATAAATGGAAATTGCATTTTTACCAGGAAAGCCAAAAGCGCTACACGAATGTACGGCCGCTGAAGCATTTTGCCAGTGCCAAACACGGCATAAAAACCGGATCGAATCAGTATTTCTGCTTTAACAGCAGCAAGATGCGGCAATGGCAAATCGGTAAACAGCACTTCCTGCCCTGTATTTCAAAAGCTGCTCAATTGAAACAGCCCTTCTTTTCCTACATTGATTACAAGCAGCTTGTGCAGCAGGATGAGCAGACGCTGCTTCTATGCGTGGATGATGAACAGGAACTGGAGCATGGCTTGAAGCAATATTTGGAGGACGGGAAATCCCATCGGGTCGATCAGCGGCATATCATCCGCTCTCGTAAGCCCTGGTACCGTTTTTCCGTATTGGAAGCAGCACCTATCCTGGTGAGTGTATTCAATCGGAAGCAAATTCAAATCGTCCGCAATAAAACCAATGTCCGCCATCTGGATCAATTGATGGGCATTTACTTCCATGATGAATATAAGCAGGAAGCAGACCTTTTCATGGCTTATTTCCTCAGTGACATCGCGCAGGAGCTGATGGCAAATCCGCATAAAGAATACGGCAAGGATTTGAAGAAATTGGAACCAAAGGATATGGACGCATCACTCGTCCTGGATGTTCAGGCGCTCACCGAGGAACAGAAGCATGAGATCCACAGCATTTATCAACGAATCGAATATTTGACTGTACATGACGGGGATGGACGGGAATTGAAGCACCATTACGACCTGCTGAATGACTTCTTCAGCCATTTGATCCAGCCATTGGAAAAAGAGAAGCTGTAA
- a CDS encoding aminopeptidase: protein MPEKELLEKYAEVALRTGVNIQKDQPLYIMAPIDGAEFVRLIAKRAYELGASEVHINWSDDTLTLLKYKHQSEEVLTDIPDWVVEQRAYYMKKGAALLQIRSTDPDLLKDVDGSKVAQATRATAQALQHLRKYTMNDIIPWTIITIPTDAWAQKIFPGKSAEEATKLLWDSIFKIVRVDQEDPVQAWKEHNAKLHHARDVLNDKRYKKLHFKSEGTDLVIGLPDGHIWKGGSSTTESGTEFNPNMPTEEVFTLPHKYDVEGTVTSKKPLIYDGNMIDDFTLTFKEGKVVDYKAEVGQETLKHLLETDEGALRLGEVALVPHESPISQSGLIFYNTLYDENASCHIALGKAYPTTLEGGSSMTEEELDKHGVNDSLTHTDFMIGSADLAIDGIFADGTSEPVFRDGSWAIKFD from the coding sequence ATGCCAGAAAAGGAATTATTGGAAAAATACGCGGAGGTTGCTTTGCGTACAGGTGTGAATATACAAAAGGATCAACCTCTATATATCATGGCACCTATCGATGGAGCGGAGTTTGTCCGACTAATCGCCAAGCGCGCTTACGAGCTGGGGGCCAGTGAAGTACATATCAATTGGTCCGATGATACGCTGACCCTTTTGAAGTATAAACATCAATCCGAAGAGGTGCTGACAGACATTCCTGATTGGGTTGTGGAGCAGCGCGCTTATTATATGAAAAAGGGAGCGGCTCTCCTGCAAATACGTTCCACCGATCCGGATCTTTTGAAGGATGTCGATGGAAGCAAAGTGGCACAGGCAACAAGAGCGACTGCCCAGGCCCTGCAGCATCTGCGCAAGTATACGATGAATGATATCATCCCTTGGACGATCATCACGATTCCGACAGATGCCTGGGCGCAAAAAATCTTCCCGGGCAAATCTGCAGAGGAAGCAACGAAGCTGCTTTGGGACTCCATCTTTAAAATTGTCCGTGTCGATCAGGAAGATCCTGTCCAGGCCTGGAAAGAGCACAATGCAAAGCTGCACCATGCCCGGGATGTCCTGAATGACAAACGTTACAAAAAGCTCCACTTCAAATCCGAAGGAACGGATCTTGTGATTGGTTTACCGGATGGACATATTTGGAAGGGTGGTTCATCTACGACAGAAAGCGGTACGGAATTCAATCCGAATATGCCGACGGAGGAAGTGTTCACGCTTCCGCATAAATATGATGTGGAAGGGACAGTCACAAGCAAGAAACCGTTGATTTATGACGGGAATATGATCGATGACTTCACGCTTACCTTCAAGGAAGGAAAAGTTGTTGATTACAAAGCGGAAGTGGGGCAGGAAACGCTCAAGCATTTACTGGAAACAGACGAAGGTGCTTTGCGGCTTGGCGAAGTGGCTTTAGTGCCCCATGAATCGCCGATTTCCCAATCCGGCCTTATTTTCTACAACACCTTGTATGATGAGAATGCATCCTGTCACATTGCTTTAGGGAAAGCTTATCCGACAACGCTTGAAGGCGGTTCGTCCATGACGGAAGAAGAATTGGATAAACATGGCGTCAATGATAGTCTTACACACACAGATTTCATGATCGGTTCAGCGGATCTAGCCATTGACGGTATCTTTGCAGATGGGACATCCGAGCCTGTATTCCGTGATGGAAGCTGGGCAATCAAATTCGATTAA
- a CDS encoding DUF2188 domain-containing protein, which yields MKEYGAMPNKDVSGWYVKMEDAAVLEAEGLARENAPSKLIICDAQHEVKEERRF from the coding sequence ATGAAGGAATACGGTGCTATGCCGAATAAGGATGTATCAGGCTGGTACGTGAAAATGGAAGATGCTGCCGTTTTGGAGGCAGAAGGACTTGCCCGGGAAAATGCACCCAGCAAACTCATCATCTGTGATGCACAGCATGAGGTAAAAGAAGAGAGACGGTTTTAA